From Deltaproteobacteria bacterium GWC2_65_14, a single genomic window includes:
- a CDS encoding O-acetyl-ADP-ribose deacetylase gives MERKFGGGTIRLLQGDITGEEVDAVVNAANSTLLGGGGVDGAIHRAGGPAILEECRKIRERQGGCPPGEAVVTTGGDLPARHVIHTVGPVWGGGARGEAETLASCYRNSLRIAARERFRTVAFPSISTGAYGYPVEEAARVALAAVASFLETEEKAPGEVRFVLFNSGTFLAYRKALELL, from the coding sequence ATGGAGCGGAAGTTCGGCGGCGGTACGATCCGCCTGCTGCAGGGGGACATCACCGGGGAGGAGGTCGATGCCGTCGTGAACGCCGCGAACTCCACCCTGCTCGGGGGGGGCGGCGTCGACGGGGCGATCCACCGCGCGGGCGGACCCGCGATTCTCGAGGAATGCCGGAAGATCCGGGAGCGGCAGGGCGGCTGCCCCCCGGGGGAGGCGGTGGTCACGACCGGGGGGGATCTTCCGGCGCGCCATGTCATCCACACCGTCGGCCCGGTCTGGGGGGGAGGAGCGCGGGGAGAGGCCGAAACGCTGGCATCCTGCTACCGGAATTCCCTCCGGATCGCGGCGCGGGAACGGTTCCGCACCGTCGCCTTTCCGTCGATCAGCACCGGGGCCTACGGCTATCCCGTCGAGGAGGCCGCCCGGGTTGCCCTGGCGGCCGTCGCTTCCTTTCTCGAGACGGAGGAGAAGGCGCCGGGGGAGGTGCGGTTCGTCCTCTTCAACTCCGGGACCTTCCTGGCGTACCGGAAGGCGCTCGAACTCCTGTGA
- a CDS encoding HNH endonuclease: protein MLNTGVLVLNRAFFPVHVTSVRRAYCLLYSGIAKAINSRYEMFDFQSWSELSVHANDETVGLVGRMILVPRVVVLTAFERIPRRNVRFSRRNIFLRDRNSCQYCGKSFPTSELNLDHVVPKSRGGMTSWENIVCSCVGCNKRKGGNLPEAAGMRIIGRPGKPRWAPRYAFAPRGNVHREWIPFLNLVDFTYWNLELEH, encoded by the coding sequence ATGCTCAACACCGGGGTGCTCGTGCTGAACAGGGCCTTTTTCCCCGTGCACGTCACGAGCGTCCGTCGCGCCTACTGCCTCCTCTATTCCGGAATCGCCAAGGCGATCAACTCCCGCTACGAGATGTTCGACTTCCAGTCCTGGAGCGAGCTGTCCGTCCACGCAAACGACGAAACGGTCGGACTGGTCGGCCGGATGATCCTGGTCCCGAGGGTCGTCGTCCTCACCGCCTTCGAACGGATCCCCCGGCGGAACGTCCGGTTCAGCCGCCGGAACATCTTTTTAAGAGACCGGAACAGCTGCCAGTACTGCGGGAAGTCGTTCCCGACGAGCGAGCTGAACCTGGACCACGTGGTCCCGAAGTCCCGGGGGGGGATGACCTCGTGGGAAAACATCGTCTGCAGCTGCGTCGGCTGCAACAAGCGGAAGGGGGGGAACCTTCCGGAAGCGGCCGGAATGCGGATCATCGGGAGGCCCGGGAAGCCCCGGTGGGCCCCCCGCTACGCGTTCGCCCCCCGGGGGAACGTGCACCGGGAATGGATCCCGTTCCTGAACCTCGTCGACTTCACCTACTGGAACCTCGAACTCGAACATTGA
- a CDS encoding ribonuclease G (involved in the processing of the 5'end of 16S rRNA): MVVNAAPYETRVATLESGILVDFLLERRDDRNIIGNIYKGRVIRVLPGMQAAFVDIGMEKAGFLYAGDFVAPQLEFSSSDSGEEELPEEMDIHEARYPQDRYIPPIEGLIREGQQLLVQVAKEPLGTKGARITSHIALPGRYLVLLTWSNHIGISRRIEDPAERERLHAIVEKIRPEGMGAIVRTASEGGTEADLQADMDYLVRLWETVRMKGETAAPSSLIHRELSLSLRAVRDLFTADTDRIVVDSEEEHGRIQTFASQFFPRIQDSIELYKETQPIYDHYGIEIELARALDKKVWLKSGGTIVIEQTEALTVIDVNTGKYVGRSSLEETTVKINLEAVKEIVYQLRLRNIGGIITIDFIDMKSEENREKVYRALVDALRADMSKTTICKISELGLVEMTRKRVRDSLSRTLSEPCPYCSGEGILKSKKTICYEIFRALERQGPLLSGRQVTLFVHPALAEEMFGEHRRFLERLENRFSMKVNITANEKLHIEQYQIEPA, from the coding sequence ATCGTCGTGAACGCCGCCCCCTACGAGACGAGGGTCGCCACCCTCGAATCCGGGATCCTGGTCGATTTCCTCCTCGAACGCCGGGACGACCGCAACATCATCGGGAACATCTACAAGGGAAGGGTCATCCGGGTCCTCCCGGGGATGCAGGCCGCCTTCGTCGACATCGGGATGGAGAAGGCCGGGTTCCTGTATGCCGGCGACTTCGTCGCCCCGCAGCTGGAATTTTCGAGCAGCGATTCCGGAGAGGAGGAGCTGCCGGAGGAAATGGACATCCACGAGGCGAGGTACCCCCAGGACCGCTACATCCCCCCCATCGAGGGGCTGATCCGGGAGGGACAGCAGCTGTTGGTTCAGGTCGCCAAGGAACCGCTGGGGACCAAGGGGGCCCGGATCACCAGCCACATCGCGCTCCCGGGAAGGTACCTGGTGCTCCTGACCTGGTCCAACCACATCGGCATCTCCCGGCGGATCGAGGACCCCGCGGAGCGGGAGCGGCTGCACGCGATCGTGGAGAAGATCCGCCCCGAGGGGATGGGAGCGATCGTGCGGACCGCCTCGGAGGGGGGAACGGAAGCCGACCTGCAGGCCGACATGGACTACCTCGTCCGCCTCTGGGAGACGGTCCGCATGAAAGGCGAGACGGCCGCCCCTTCCTCCCTGATCCACCGGGAGCTTTCCCTCTCCCTGCGGGCGGTCCGGGACCTCTTCACCGCGGACACCGACCGGATCGTCGTCGACTCGGAGGAGGAGCACGGACGGATCCAGACCTTTGCCTCGCAGTTCTTCCCCAGGATCCAGGACAGCATCGAGCTGTACAAGGAGACGCAGCCGATCTACGACCACTACGGGATCGAGATCGAGCTGGCCCGGGCGCTCGATAAGAAGGTCTGGCTCAAGAGCGGCGGCACCATCGTGATCGAGCAGACCGAGGCGCTCACGGTGATCGACGTGAACACGGGAAAGTATGTCGGGCGCAGCTCCCTCGAGGAGACGACGGTAAAGATCAACCTCGAGGCGGTCAAGGAGATCGTCTACCAGCTCCGGCTCCGGAACATCGGCGGGATCATCACCATCGACTTCATCGACATGAAGAGCGAGGAGAACCGGGAAAAGGTCTACCGGGCGCTGGTCGACGCCCTGCGTGCCGACATGAGCAAGACAACCATCTGCAAGATCTCGGAGCTCGGGCTGGTCGAGATGACCCGGAAGCGGGTCCGGGACAGCCTCTCCAGGACCCTCTCGGAACCCTGCCCCTACTGCTCGGGGGAGGGGATCCTCAAGTCGAAAAAGACGATATGCTACGAGATCTTCCGTGCTCTCGAGCGGCAGGGGCCGCTGTTATCGGGGAGGCAGGTCACCCTTTTCGTCCACCCGGCGCTCGCGGAGGAGATGTTCGGGGAGCACCGCCGCTTCCTCGAGCGGCTGGAGAACCGGTTCTCGATGAAGGTGAACATCACGGCAAACGAGAAACTGCACATCGAGCAGTACCAGATCGAGCCGGCTTGA
- a CDS encoding Rossman fold protein, TIGR00730 family — protein METLRLCVFCSSSNHLPDTLRRDAEALADRMLEKRISLVYGGGSVGLMGVLADRILEGGGKVVGVIPEFLRTEELAHEGLTQRIVTGSMHERKMEMSRLSDAFAVLPGGFGTMDEFFEILTWKQLGLHSRPILVANTEGWFDPVLEFCRRALAFRTISETNLGLFEVVPTAPDVVDRLPRLPMRAAARRRGFRP, from the coding sequence ATGGAAACGCTTCGCCTTTGCGTCTTCTGCAGCTCCAGCAACCACCTCCCGGATACGCTCCGGCGGGATGCCGAGGCGCTCGCCGACCGGATGCTGGAAAAACGGATCTCCCTCGTCTACGGCGGGGGGTCGGTCGGCCTGATGGGGGTGCTGGCCGACCGGATCCTCGAGGGAGGGGGAAAGGTCGTCGGGGTGATCCCCGAATTCCTCCGGACCGAGGAGCTCGCGCACGAGGGGCTGACGCAAAGGATCGTCACCGGATCGATGCACGAGCGGAAAATGGAGATGAGCCGCCTCTCGGACGCATTCGCGGTGCTTCCCGGCGGTTTCGGAACGATGGACGAGTTCTTCGAGATCCTCACCTGGAAGCAGCTCGGCCTTCATTCCCGGCCGATCCTGGTGGCCAACACGGAAGGGTGGTTCGACCCGGTCCTCGAATTTTGCCGCCGGGCCCTCGCGTTCCGGACCATCTCGGAGACGAATCTTGGCCTGTTCGAGGTCGTCCCCACCGCTCCCGATGTGGTGGACCGCCTTCCCCGCCTCCCGATGAGGGCGGCGGCACGGCGCCGCGGTTTCCGTCCCTGA
- a CDS encoding bifunctional demethylmenaquinone methyltransferase/2-methoxy-6-polyprenyl-1,4-benzoquinol methylase, whose amino-acid sequence MYRLNDRNRLIGEMFSSIAPRYDLLNRLLSLGTDRRWRREAVAWIRPETGGVHLDVATGTADVALEIFRQKGNGAFVAGVDISAAMMRIGRGKAARAGLLGRLAFVLAPGEALPFRDGAFDSASVAFGIRNLADRERGLQEMCRVVRGGGRVVILEFSRPRSSLFGAAYRFYFTRVLPRLGGLFSKRSAYAYLPDSVHAFPDSESFARMMRDAGCSSVDVRPLTFGIVTLYVGTR is encoded by the coding sequence TTGTACCGGCTGAACGACCGGAACCGCCTGATCGGTGAGATGTTTTCCTCGATCGCGCCCAGGTACGACCTGCTGAACCGGCTTCTTTCCCTCGGGACGGACCGCCGGTGGCGCAGGGAGGCCGTGGCATGGATCAGGCCCGAAACGGGAGGGGTCCACCTGGACGTGGCGACCGGGACCGCCGATGTTGCTCTTGAGATCTTCCGGCAGAAGGGAAACGGCGCGTTCGTGGCCGGGGTAGACATATCGGCCGCGATGATGCGGATCGGCAGGGGGAAGGCGGCCCGCGCGGGACTCTTGGGCAGGCTGGCGTTTGTCCTGGCGCCGGGAGAGGCGCTCCCCTTCCGGGACGGGGCCTTCGACTCGGCTTCCGTGGCGTTCGGGATCCGGAATCTCGCCGACCGGGAGCGGGGACTGCAGGAGATGTGCCGCGTCGTGCGCGGCGGGGGGAGGGTCGTGATCCTGGAGTTCTCCCGCCCGCGATCGTCGCTGTTCGGGGCAGCGTACCGCTTCTACTTTACCCGGGTGCTCCCCCGCCTGGGAGGGCTCTTCTCGAAGCGCAGCGCCTATGCCTACCTCCCCGATTCGGTGCATGCCTTCCCCGATTCCGAATCGTTCGCCCGGATGATGCGCGATGCGGGGTGCTCCTCCGTCGACGTCCGCCCCCTGACCTTCGGGATCGTGACATTGTACGTGGGAACCCGGTAG
- a CDS encoding aminoglycoside phosphotransferase: MPDLARDQLVFYLESLVGTPVRVLGLAPLGEKVRTGAVKQYGYGTPVLVEYETAGERRKAVLETVSPGPFGHEQMEDRAQMILWSHRAYNALPLHARSLDVGAFRKGGSLVSLGQMEELFLLVEYVEGSGYIQDLARIQADGRLEDRDTARADALCDYLAEIHSVPGNDPGLYIRRVRELLGHGELIMGVADSYPPGHRFVTDGTLEEIEHRCVSWRWRLKERAHRLRQVHGDFHPYNILFGEGTAFRVLDRSRGEWGEPADDVTSITGNYLFCSLQRSGRLEGAFETLFRRFFDRYLDRTGDRELLAVAAPFFAFRGLVMASPVWYPALGEGVRRTVLRFVQAVLDEEAFDPSLVNAYCGAA; encoded by the coding sequence ATGCCCGACCTGGCCCGCGATCAGCTCGTTTTCTACCTCGAATCCCTCGTCGGCACACCGGTCCGGGTCCTGGGGCTCGCCCCCCTGGGCGAGAAGGTCCGCACAGGAGCCGTCAAGCAGTACGGCTACGGCACCCCCGTCCTGGTCGAGTACGAAACCGCGGGCGAGCGGCGCAAGGCGGTCCTGGAGACGGTCAGCCCCGGCCCCTTCGGACACGAGCAGATGGAGGACCGCGCCCAGATGATCCTGTGGAGCCATCGCGCCTACAATGCGCTGCCGCTCCACGCCCGTTCCCTCGACGTCGGAGCCTTCCGGAAGGGGGGATCGCTCGTTTCCCTCGGACAGATGGAGGAACTGTTCCTGCTCGTCGAGTATGTGGAAGGGAGCGGGTACATCCAGGACCTCGCCCGGATCCAGGCCGATGGCCGGCTGGAAGATCGGGACACCGCGCGGGCGGACGCCCTCTGCGACTACCTGGCGGAGATCCATTCGGTCCCGGGGAACGACCCGGGGCTCTACATCCGCCGCGTCCGGGAACTGCTGGGACACGGGGAGCTGATCATGGGGGTGGCGGACAGCTATCCACCCGGGCACCGGTTCGTCACCGACGGAACCCTGGAGGAGATCGAGCACCGCTGCGTCTCCTGGCGCTGGCGGCTCAAGGAGCGCGCACACCGGCTGCGCCAGGTACACGGGGATTTCCATCCGTACAACATCCTCTTCGGGGAGGGGACCGCGTTCCGCGTGCTCGACCGCTCCCGGGGAGAATGGGGGGAGCCGGCCGACGACGTCACGTCGATCACCGGCAACTACCTCTTCTGCTCCCTGCAGCGTTCCGGCCGGCTCGAGGGAGCCTTCGAGACGCTGTTCCGCCGCTTCTTCGACCGCTACCTGGATCGGACCGGGGACCGGGAGCTCCTCGCGGTGGCCGCCCCCTTCTTCGCCTTCCGGGGGCTGGTGATGGCGAGCCCCGTCTGGTACCCGGCGCTGGGGGAGGGGGTGCGACGGACGGTCCTGCGGTTCGTCCAGGCGGTCCTGGACGAGGAGGCTTTCGATCCGTCCCTCGTGAACGCCTACTGCGGCGCCGCATGA
- a CDS encoding cysteine synthase A has product MGQWFRDNSLSIGRTPLVKLNRIVDGAKATVLGKVEGRNPAYSVKCRIGASMVWDAEQKGLLGPGKTIVEPTSGNTGIALAYVAAARGYDLILTMPETFSIERRMVLKAFGARLVLTEGAKGMKGAIEKAEEIVASDPEKHFMPQQFKNPANPKVHEETTGPEIWEDTGGAIDVLVSGIGTGGTITGVSRYIKNSRGKKILSVAVEPIHSPVITQWLAGEPLKPGPHKIQGIGAGFIPDVLDLSVVDRVETVTNDESIEFARRLTREEGIFSGISCGSAVAVAVRLAKQPEFEGKTIVAILPDAGERYLTTVLFEGWFENQATAQAI; this is encoded by the coding sequence ATGGGCCAATGGTTCCGGGATAATTCGCTGTCGATCGGGCGCACGCCGCTTGTGAAGCTGAACCGGATCGTGGACGGGGCGAAGGCGACCGTCCTGGGCAAGGTCGAGGGGAGGAATCCGGCCTATTCGGTGAAGTGCCGGATCGGCGCCTCGATGGTCTGGGATGCCGAGCAGAAGGGCCTCCTCGGCCCGGGGAAGACGATCGTGGAGCCGACCTCCGGGAACACGGGAATCGCGCTGGCCTACGTGGCCGCGGCGCGTGGATACGATCTGATCCTCACGATGCCCGAGACGTTCAGCATCGAGCGGCGGATGGTGCTCAAGGCGTTCGGGGCCCGGCTCGTCCTGACGGAGGGCGCCAAGGGGATGAAGGGGGCGATCGAAAAGGCGGAGGAGATCGTCGCCTCCGACCCGGAGAAGCACTTCATGCCGCAGCAGTTCAAGAACCCGGCCAACCCGAAGGTCCACGAGGAGACCACCGGACCGGAGATCTGGGAGGACACCGGCGGGGCGATCGACGTCCTGGTGTCCGGCATCGGCACCGGCGGGACCATCACCGGGGTGTCCCGGTACATCAAGAACAGCCGGGGGAAGAAGATCCTCTCCGTGGCGGTGGAGCCGATCCACAGCCCCGTCATCACGCAGTGGCTCGCGGGAGAGCCGCTCAAGCCGGGACCCCACAAGATCCAGGGGATCGGGGCCGGGTTCATCCCGGACGTGCTCGACCTCTCGGTCGTGGACCGGGTGGAGACGGTGACCAACGACGAGTCGATCGAATTCGCGAGGCGGCTGACGCGGGAGGAGGGGATCTTCTCGGGGATCTCCTGCGGCTCGGCGGTGGCGGTGGCGGTCCGCCTGGCGAAACAGCCCGAGTTCGAGGGGAAGACGATCGTGGCGATCCTCCCGGACGCGGGGGAGCGGTATCTCACCACGGTCCTGTTCGAGGGGTGGTTCGAGAACCAGGCGACAGCGCAGGCGATCTGA
- a CDS encoding aspartate aminotransferase translates to MTRENSPIRFSRRAMGVSPFLAMEVMERAKALEAEGRDIVYLCLGEPDFPTPGAVVEAAIRSLRGGETQYTHSLGRMDLREEIAVHYRRRYGVEVLPGQILVSSGTSPLMMLLFAALLEEGDEILLSDPSYACYPDFIRFVGGVPRFLRTREEEGFQPDPSRVRTMISPRVRGLLINSPSNPAGSVIPSDWLAELASLPVPLISDEIYHGLTYEGEERSALEFSPEAFVLGGFSKAFAMTGWRLGYLVAPRQAIRTLQNLHQNFFISANSFVQYAGIVALRECAEDVARMRRAYDARRRHVVGRIRELGLGVKRLPAGAFYVLADARHIRADSLSLAMEILESAGVAVTPGIDFGEGAEGYLRFSYANSTENIDRGLDRLSAFFRERGWV, encoded by the coding sequence ATGACCCGCGAAAATTCCCCGATCCGGTTTTCCCGCAGGGCCATGGGGGTCTCCCCCTTCCTGGCGATGGAGGTGATGGAGCGCGCGAAGGCGCTCGAGGCGGAGGGACGCGACATCGTCTACCTCTGCCTCGGGGAACCGGATTTTCCCACTCCCGGGGCGGTGGTCGAGGCGGCCATCCGGTCGCTTAGGGGAGGAGAGACGCAATACACCCATTCTCTGGGGCGGATGGACCTTCGGGAGGAGATCGCCGTCCACTATCGCCGTCGATACGGCGTCGAGGTGCTCCCCGGTCAGATTCTCGTCTCTTCCGGGACGAGCCCGCTCATGATGCTGCTGTTCGCCGCCCTGCTCGAGGAGGGGGATGAGATCCTCCTGTCCGACCCTTCCTACGCATGCTACCCGGACTTCATCCGGTTCGTCGGCGGGGTCCCGCGGTTCCTGCGGACCCGGGAGGAGGAGGGGTTCCAGCCGGACCCGTCCCGGGTGCGGACGATGATTTCACCGCGGGTGCGGGGCCTGTTGATCAATTCCCCCTCGAACCCGGCCGGCTCGGTGATTCCGAGCGACTGGCTTGCGGAGCTCGCCTCCCTGCCGGTGCCGCTGATCTCCGACGAGATCTATCACGGGCTGACCTACGAGGGGGAGGAGCGCAGCGCGCTGGAGTTCTCTCCGGAGGCCTTCGTCCTGGGGGGATTCTCGAAGGCGTTCGCGATGACCGGGTGGCGGCTCGGGTACCTGGTCGCACCGCGGCAGGCGATCCGGACGCTGCAGAACCTGCACCAGAACTTCTTCATCAGCGCGAACAGCTTCGTCCAGTATGCCGGGATCGTCGCGCTGCGCGAATGCGCGGAGGATGTCGCCCGGATGCGGCGGGCCTACGATGCCCGGCGCCGCCACGTCGTCGGCAGGATCCGGGAGCTGGGGCTCGGGGTCAAGCGCCTTCCGGCGGGGGCCTTCTACGTCCTGGCGGACGCGCGTCACATCCGGGCCGACTCGCTCTCGCTCGCGATGGAGATTCTCGAGTCGGCCGGGGTGGCCGTCACCCCCGGGATCGATTTCGGGGAGGGGGCGGAGGGGTACCTCCGGTTTTCCTATGCGAACTCCACGGAGAACATCGACCGCGGGCTGGACCGGTTATCGGCCTTCTTCCGGGAGCGGGGCTGGGTCTGA
- a CDS encoding GntR family transcriptional regulator has product MRISIDNHMTLREKIVETIRGAIVNGQLPAGTRVAEPDLAERFGISRTPIREAFRQLESEGFITVVPRKGAVVASFSSKDVSDFYDLKALLEGYAARCAVKTLTDKEIARMEAVNRQMETAAGKRDLRKVLLLHNEFHDIFLKACGNEKLHSIIQGMVMQFQRYRLVLAMPGRIEGSIGQHQEIVEAFRKKDGHLAESLVQKNALYGKKILLRELAKG; this is encoded by the coding sequence CTGAGGATCAGCATCGACAACCACATGACGCTCCGGGAAAAGATCGTGGAGACGATCCGGGGCGCGATCGTGAACGGGCAGCTGCCTGCCGGGACACGGGTGGCCGAGCCGGACCTCGCCGAGAGGTTCGGAATCAGCCGGACCCCCATCCGGGAGGCCTTTCGCCAGCTCGAATCGGAGGGGTTCATCACCGTCGTTCCCCGGAAAGGGGCCGTCGTTGCCTCCTTTTCCTCCAAGGATGTCTCCGACTTCTACGACCTGAAGGCCCTGCTGGAAGGCTACGCCGCCCGCTGCGCCGTCAAGACGCTCACCGACAAGGAGATCGCCCGGATGGAGGCGGTCAACCGCCAGATGGAGACGGCGGCCGGGAAGCGGGATCTCCGCAAGGTTCTCCTGCTGCACAACGAGTTCCACGACATCTTCCTGAAGGCCTGCGGGAACGAGAAGCTGCACTCCATCATCCAGGGGATGGTGATGCAGTTTCAGCGGTACCGCCTGGTCCTGGCGATGCCGGGGAGGATCGAGGGGTCCATCGGGCAGCACCAGGAGATCGTCGAGGCGTTCCGGAAGAAGGACGGCCACCTGGCGGAGAGCCTCGTGCAGAAGAACGCCCTGTACGGGAAGAAGATCCTCCTCCGGGAACTGGCCAAGGGCTGA
- a CDS encoding L-seryl-tRNA(Sec) selenium transferase — translation MTGPEALRNLPSVSHLLETDEVRSLLARHPRAVVVGAIRRILERLREEATGGGGAAHRRAEWSSLLLARLPGEIRSGEEIPLRRLINATGVVIHTNLGRAPLPEEAVRALAEVAARYSNLEYDLETGARFRRLAHVEEMLLELTGAESVHVVNNNAAAVLLCLAGVARGREVIVSRGELVEIGGSFRIPDILAESGATLVEVGTTNRTRLSDYERAAGPRTAMLLKVHRSNFRMSGFTEEVTASELAVLGDRIGIPVMEDLGSGALFDFQAAGIPGTPTVRQALRQGPGIVTVSGDKLLGGPQAGIIAGRSALVDPLKRHPLSRALRMDKLCLAALAATLRLYADERRAAARIPVLRMMLEEEKDIRARARRLVRRVNREAARAVPEGSGSGVTLSLERGTSYPGGGAMPEVGIPTICIAVSLAAVSPGELDARLRKGNPPVVGRIGNGRFLLDMRTVRDAEVKELSAALAALRE, via the coding sequence ATGACCGGCCCCGAAGCGCTCCGCAACCTTCCTTCCGTTTCGCATCTCCTGGAGACCGACGAGGTCCGTTCGCTCCTTGCGCGCCATCCGCGCGCGGTGGTGGTCGGGGCGATCCGCAGGATCCTGGAACGGCTCCGGGAGGAGGCGACCGGGGGGGGCGGCGCCGCGCACCGCCGCGCGGAGTGGTCCTCCCTGCTCCTCGCGCGGCTTCCCGGGGAGATCCGGTCCGGCGAGGAGATCCCCCTCCGCCGGCTGATCAACGCCACCGGCGTGGTGATTCACACCAACCTCGGCCGCGCGCCTCTCCCCGAGGAGGCGGTCCGGGCCCTGGCGGAGGTCGCGGCCCGCTACTCCAACCTGGAATACGACCTGGAGACCGGGGCCCGCTTCCGCCGGCTGGCCCACGTGGAGGAGATGCTCCTCGAGCTTACGGGGGCCGAATCGGTTCACGTCGTGAACAACAACGCGGCGGCGGTGCTGCTCTGCCTCGCGGGCGTCGCGCGGGGGCGCGAGGTGATCGTGAGCCGGGGGGAGTTGGTCGAGATCGGCGGCTCCTTCCGGATCCCCGACATCCTGGCGGAGAGCGGGGCGACGCTGGTCGAGGTCGGCACGACGAACCGGACGCGCCTGTCCGATTACGAGCGCGCGGCCGGGCCACGCACGGCGATGCTGCTGAAGGTGCACCGGTCGAATTTCCGCATGTCGGGGTTCACGGAGGAGGTGACCGCCTCCGAGCTGGCCGTTCTCGGCGACCGGATCGGGATCCCCGTGATGGAGGACCTCGGGTCCGGGGCCCTCTTCGATTTCCAGGCCGCGGGGATCCCGGGAACCCCCACCGTGCGGCAGGCGCTCCGGCAGGGGCCCGGCATCGTGACGGTGAGCGGGGACAAGCTGCTCGGGGGGCCGCAGGCGGGAATCATCGCCGGGAGAAGTGCCCTGGTCGACCCGCTGAAGCGGCATCCCCTCTCCCGGGCGCTCCGGATGGACAAGCTCTGCCTGGCCGCCCTCGCGGCGACCCTGAGACTGTACGCCGACGAGAGGCGGGCAGCCGCGCGCATTCCGGTCCTGCGGATGATGCTGGAGGAGGAGAAGGACATTCGCGCAAGGGCGAGGCGCCTCGTCCGCAGGGTGAACCGGGAAGCCGCACGGGCGGTCCCGGAGGGGAGTGGGAGCGGCGTCACCCTCTCCCTGGAGCGGGGGACCTCCTACCCGGGAGGGGGGGCGATGCCGGAGGTCGGGATCCCCACGATCTGCATCGCCGTGTCCCTCGCGGCGGTTTCCCCGGGGGAGCTGGACGCAAGGCTACGGAAGGGGAACCCGCCCGTGGTGGGACGGATCGGGAACGGCCGGTTCCTCCTCGACATGAGGACGGTCCGGGACGCGGAGGTGAAAGAGCTCTCGGCGGCGCTGGCCGCGCTGCGGGAATGA